Genomic segment of Streptomyces zhihengii:
CGGCGCTCTTCTCGAAGAGCATGTACCGCGGCTCCCAGATCGGCCGGTACTTGGCGTTCGCCCGGTACAGGGACTCGATCTGCCACCAGCGGGAGAAGAAGCCGAGCACCGAGCGCCAGAGCCTCAGCACCGGCCCCGCGCCGAGCCGGGAGCCCCGTTCGAAGACCGAGCGGAACATCGCGAAGTTCAGCGACACCTCGGTGATCCCGACCTCCTCGGCCCGCTGGAGGAGTTCGATCACCATGAACTCCGTCAGCCCGTTCTCGGCCTCCCGGTCACGCCGCATCAGGTCCAGCGACAGCCCCTTCGGCCCCCACGGCGCAAAGCTGAGCAGCGCCTTCGGCGCCCCGTCGCCGTCCGAGCACTCCAGCATCACGCAGCGGCCGTCCGCCGGGTCGCCGAGCCGGCCCAGCGCCATCGAGAAGCCCCGCTCGGTCGCCCCGTCGCGCCAGTCGTCGGCGCGCCGCAGCAGTTCGGCGGCCTCCGCCGGGGGGATGTCCTCGTGGCGCCGGATCCGGACGCTGTACCCGGCGCGCTTCACCCGGTTGTACGCCTGGCGCACGGAGCGCATCGCCCGGCCCTCCAGCGTGAACTCGCCGGTGTCGACGATCGCCTCGTCGCCGAGCTCCAGCGCGTCCAGCCCGTGGCGGGCGTAGACGGTGCCCGCCTCCTCGCCGGCGCCCATCACCGCCGGGACCCAGCCGTGCTCGCGGGCCTGGGCCAGCCAGGGGGCGATCGCGCCCGGCCACGCCTCGGGGTCGCCGATCGGGTCCCCGGACGCCAGCGACACCCCGCCCACCACCCGGTACGCCACGGCCGCCTTCCCGCTCGGCGACCAGACGACGCTCTTCTCCCGGCGCAGCGCGAAGTACCCCAGGGAGTCGCGGTCGCCGTGCCGGTCCAGCAGCTTCCGCAGCCTGGCCTCGTCGTCCTCGGTGATCGGGTCGACGGCGCGGCGCGAGCGGAACGCCGCGTACAGCACGGCGAGGATCAGCAGCGTGGACATGATGTTGATCAGGACGTCGACCCAGCCCGGGGTGGTGATGGTGGGGAAGCGGTCGTCGTCGACGGAGACGGACACCAGCCGCATCGCGCCGTAGCGCCACTTCTCCAGGAAGGTCGAGCTCTGCGTCGAGGTGTCGGTGAGCGCGACGAGGCCGGTGGCCAGCAGCGACGTGACGAGCAGCCCGCCGGCCGCGACCCCGGTCGCGAGCTTCGGGTTGGAGCGGTCGCCCTTCGCGTAGAACTCCCGGCGGCCGACCAGCAGCGCCGCCACGAAGGCCGCGGTGAGCACGAACGAGATCCAGTTCTGCGCCTTGCCGCGGATCTCGGGGAACACCAGCGCGACGGCGAACAGCAGCAGGAACAGCCCGGAGAGCACCAGGTTCAGGATCCAGGCGGCCCGTTTGCGCCGCCGCATCGTCACCGCGAGGAAGAGAGTGAAGACACCGGAGGCGAAGCCCGCGGTGAGCAGATAGGGCGTGAAGTAGTTGTCGGCGTTGTGGCGGCGGAGGTCCTGGCCCAGTGACACCCACACGGCGCTCAGGAAGTTCACGAACGTCACGACCCGCAGGTACCAGACGGCGAACGCGGCCGCCCGCCGCGCACGGGCTCCGCCGTCCCGGCCGGTGCCCTCATCGGTCTCACGGACATCTCCCATGAAACGGGATCATATGGGGCACGGTCTGCGGGCGGCGGACATGACGAAGGCCGCCGCCGGACGAACCGGCGGCGGCCTCTGCCGTGGGCGGGCGGCCCTAGGGCTTCTCGTTTGGATCCTGGCACGCACTCCCCCAGCTACCGCTGGGAGGTGCCCCCATGCCGCGTTGTCGTCGGTCGCCGACGCTCCGCGTGGACTCTCCCCCTGGCCTCCGGCCGGGAGGTGCCCCCATCCTCCGCCTTGCGATCGCACGCACCGGACGCCGCTCCCTCATCCGCCCTGATCCAGACGAAAAGCCCTAGCGGTCGGACGCTTCCCGGAGCTCGTCCCCGGCGTCGGCCTTCGCCTCGTCGTCCCCGGCGCGCTCGGGCAGTTCCGCGACGAGCGCGGCGGCGGACTGGAGGAGCGGCAGCGCGAGCAGCGCGCCGGTGCCCTCGCCGACGGTCACCCCGTGCTCCAGCACCGGCGTCAGCGAGAGCCGGTCCAGCGCCTTCGCCTGCGCCGGCTCCCCGCTGAGCTGCCCCGCGAGCCACCAGTCCGGCGAACGGAACGCGGCGCGCTGCGCCACCAGGGCGCAGGCCGCCGTCACCACACCGTCCAGGATCACCGGCAGCCGGCGGGCCGAGGCCTGGAGCAGGAAGCCCGTCATCGCGGCCAGGTCGGCGCCGCCGACCGCGGCCAGCAGTTCGAGCTGGTCGCCCAGCACCGGACGGGCGCGCCGCAGCGCGTCCCGGATCGCCGCGCACTTGCGCATCCACGCCAGGTCGTCGATCCCGGTGCCGCCGCGGCCCGTGACGACCGACGCGTCGGTGCCGCACAGGGCGGCGATGAGGGTGGCTGCGGCGGTCGTCCCGCCGACGCTGAGGTCGCCGAGGACGACCACGTCGGTGCCCGAGTCGGCCTCCTCGTCGGCGATCGCCATGCCGAGGCGCACCGCCTGCTCGGCCTCCTCGACGGTGAGCGCGTCCTCGATGTCGATCCGCCCGCTGCCGCGCCGCACCCGGTGGCGCGTCACCTCTTCGGGCAGCAGCTCCGGGTCGCAGTCCAGGCCGGCGTCGACGATCCGCACCGGGACGCCCGACCGGCGGGCCAGCACGGACACCGGCCGCCCGCCCTCCAGCACCGCCCGCACCAGCTCGTGCGCGGTGCCGGCCTCCCGGCGCGACACCCCCAGCCCGGCGACCCCGTGGTCACCCGCGAACAGCAGCACCCGCGGCCGGTCGACGGCCCGGACCGGCACGGCG
This window contains:
- a CDS encoding phosphatidylglycerol lysyltransferase domain-containing protein, encoding MGDVRETDEGTGRDGGARARRAAAFAVWYLRVVTFVNFLSAVWVSLGQDLRRHNADNYFTPYLLTAGFASGVFTLFLAVTMRRRKRAAWILNLVLSGLFLLLFAVALVFPEIRGKAQNWISFVLTAAFVAALLVGRREFYAKGDRSNPKLATGVAAGGLLVTSLLATGLVALTDTSTQSSTFLEKWRYGAMRLVSVSVDDDRFPTITTPGWVDVLINIMSTLLILAVLYAAFRSRRAVDPITEDDEARLRKLLDRHGDRDSLGYFALRREKSVVWSPSGKAAVAYRVVGGVSLASGDPIGDPEAWPGAIAPWLAQAREHGWVPAVMGAGEEAGTVYARHGLDALELGDEAIVDTGEFTLEGRAMRSVRQAYNRVKRAGYSVRIRRHEDIPPAEAAELLRRADDWRDGATERGFSMALGRLGDPADGRCVMLECSDGDGAPKALLSFAPWGPKGLSLDLMRRDREAENGLTEFMVIELLQRAEEVGITEVSLNFAMFRSVFERGSRLGAGPVLRLWRSVLGFFSRWWQIESLYRANAKYRPIWEPRYMLFEKSADLPRIGVAAARAEGFLEAPGLPEWARRRRLESGR
- the cobT gene encoding nicotinate-nucleotide--dimethylbenzimidazole phosphoribosyltransferase, whose protein sequence is MSRLNLDDFSDLIERPDSGVRRDAEERRERLVVPPGALGRLDELAEWLAAAQAAVPVRAVDRPRVLLFAGDHGVAGLGVSRREAGTAHELVRAVLEGGRPVSVLARRSGVPVRIVDAGLDCDPELLPEEVTRHRVRRGSGRIDIEDALTVEEAEQAVRLGMAIADEEADSGTDVVVLGDLSVGGTTAAATLIAALCGTDASVVTGRGGTGIDDLAWMRKCAAIRDALRRARPVLGDQLELLAAVGGADLAAMTGFLLQASARRLPVILDGVVTAACALVAQRAAFRSPDWWLAGQLSGEPAQAKALDRLSLTPVLEHGVTVGEGTGALLALPLLQSAAALVAELPERAGDDEAKADAGDELREASDR